In a genomic window of Hyphomonas sp.:
- a CDS encoding DMT family transporter, giving the protein MVSRPGQTRPQDLEPVAAPRNIEGALWMLASGATFTVFLTLSKLQSASFDPGFLAFWRSGVALIVVLPIIFQQGLGIMKVHQPGLIFLRSLFGTFGFALGFYAVSDAVGLPLSEFNAISFSRALFVTLLAALLLKERVGPHRWGATLAGAVGVMIMMQPHLGISMGMALALGAAFCLAGAITLVKSLTRLHRPVTLLIWANLLSSIMLLPLAIMKWPDVAPSFQDWAWIGLMGVCGVTGQYFYIRGMSVGDASFLSPIDYMRLPMAAIVDWGLFKALPGTWTWVGTIIIVGATLYITLREQRLYSAAKSSAAQPPEP; this is encoded by the coding sequence ATGGTATCTCGCCCCGGTCAAACGCGTCCTCAAGACCTAGAGCCCGTTGCGGCGCCGCGCAACATCGAGGGCGCGCTATGGATGCTGGCTTCCGGGGCCACGTTCACGGTCTTCCTGACCCTTTCCAAGCTGCAATCGGCCAGTTTCGATCCGGGGTTTCTGGCGTTCTGGCGGTCCGGTGTGGCGCTGATCGTCGTGCTGCCGATCATATTCCAGCAGGGGCTCGGCATCATGAAGGTCCACCAGCCGGGCCTGATCTTCCTGCGCAGCCTGTTCGGCACATTTGGTTTCGCGCTGGGCTTCTATGCCGTGTCTGACGCGGTCGGCCTGCCGCTGTCGGAATTCAACGCGATCAGCTTTTCGCGCGCCCTGTTCGTGACATTGCTGGCGGCCCTGCTGCTCAAGGAGCGGGTGGGGCCGCACCGGTGGGGGGCAACGCTTGCCGGGGCGGTCGGGGTGATGATCATGATGCAGCCCCATCTCGGAATCAGCATGGGCATGGCGCTGGCCCTCGGCGCGGCATTCTGCCTGGCGGGGGCGATCACGCTCGTGAAATCCCTGACACGGCTGCACCGTCCGGTCACGTTGCTGATCTGGGCGAACTTGCTTTCATCCATCATGCTGTTGCCATTGGCCATCATGAAATGGCCGGACGTGGCACCCAGTTTTCAGGATTGGGCCTGGATCGGGCTGATGGGTGTTTGTGGCGTGACGGGGCAGTATTTCTATATTCGCGGCATGAGCGTCGGCGACGCGTCTTTCCTGTCACCCATCGACTATATGCGGCTGCCCATGGCGGCCATCGTCGACTGGGGGCTGTTCAAGGCGCTGCCGGGCACCTGGACCTGGGTCGGGACCATCATCATTGTCGGGGCCACGCTGTATATCACCTTGCGGGAGCAGCGGCTGTATTCGGCGGCCAAGAGTTCCGCCGCCCAGCCGCCGGAGCCTTGA
- a CDS encoding disulfide bond formation protein B, with protein MDFVKSLLKDWKWPVVAVAVSAFMLAAAHAFEQFGGLAPCPLCLRQREVYWALIAMTLTGLVLWRWRPNRRFLVALNMMIGLVFIVGVIVAFYHSGVEWGLLPPPEGCAGEGPIDPLAIQDFSKPMHVPSCTDAPFRILGLSMAGWNGVAAAVLAVLSFVAAGATFRGSEPAPVAD; from the coding sequence ATGGATTTCGTGAAATCGCTCCTCAAGGACTGGAAATGGCCGGTGGTCGCTGTCGCGGTCTCTGCCTTCATGCTGGCGGCCGCGCATGCCTTCGAGCAGTTTGGCGGCCTCGCCCCCTGCCCGCTATGCCTGCGTCAGCGGGAGGTCTATTGGGCCCTGATCGCGATGACCCTGACCGGCCTTGTCCTGTGGCGCTGGCGGCCGAACCGCCGGTTCCTGGTCGCGCTGAACATGATGATCGGCCTGGTCTTCATCGTCGGCGTCATTGTCGCCTTCTATCATTCCGGCGTGGAATGGGGCCTGTTGCCGCCGCCGGAAGGGTGCGCAGGCGAAGGGCCGATCGACCCGCTGGCAATTCAGGATTTCAGCAAGCCGATGCATGTACCGTCCTGCACCGATGCGCCCTTCCGCATCCTCGGCCTGTCCATGGCGGGCTGGAACGGCGTTGCCGCGGCTGTCCTGGCCGTGCTCAGCTTCGTGGCCGCAGGCGCCACGTTCCGGGGTTCGGAGCCAGCTCCCGTCGCCGACTGA
- a CDS encoding exopolysaccharide biosynthesis protein, which translates to MTSTAIPTDKTLLQTIESLAERAPEDGFSLRAIFDQLDESAFGAGLFLLALPCCIPFLYGVPQVVSLPMMALAAQMAMGREQPWMPDKLGNRKIDRKGLTQMAAGGRKWLGWIERIVRPRFTVITGKRSERVIGLFLCVFCASILVPLPMTNTVPGFAVAIASFGLMQKDGLMVIAGLVIGTAWVSGLIGAVMFGAVSLFG; encoded by the coding sequence ATGACCTCCACCGCAATTCCCACCGACAAAACGCTGCTGCAAACGATTGAGTCCCTCGCCGAGCGTGCGCCGGAAGACGGGTTTTCGCTGCGCGCCATCTTTGACCAACTGGATGAAAGCGCGTTCGGCGCGGGCCTGTTCCTGCTCGCCCTGCCCTGCTGCATTCCGTTTCTCTATGGCGTGCCGCAAGTGGTCTCGCTGCCCATGATGGCGCTGGCGGCGCAAATGGCGATGGGCCGGGAACAGCCCTGGATGCCGGACAAGCTGGGCAATCGGAAGATTGACCGCAAGGGCCTGACCCAGATGGCGGCTGGCGGACGCAAATGGCTCGGCTGGATCGAGCGGATTGTTCGCCCGCGCTTCACGGTGATCACGGGAAAGCGGTCCGAACGCGTGATCGGCCTGTTCCTGTGTGTGTTCTGCGCGTCCATTCTCGTGCCCCTGCCCATGACCAACACTGTGCCGGGCTTCGCTGTGGCCATCGCCTCTTTCGGTCTGATGCAGAAGGACGGCCTGATGGTGATCGCCGGCCTGGTCATCGGGACAGCCTGGGTCAGCGGCCTGATCGGCGCGGTCATGTTCGGTGCCGTCAGCCTGTTTGGATGA
- a CDS encoding YaiO family outer membrane beta-barrel protein, which produces MIDLALLQLAAPAIESPQTQEARSLYEQGVEARHAGAFSEALALFEARLAEAPDDVDARLNAALCLIALDRLPEAERELDRVIVAAPDYTDAYVALARIERIRAAQAAAPLARHMTDDDAVTVPAREEGRLTASLVLSRSALTKDLPDWTSISPALAKSVSDTLSVHASLLHAERFDASNTTVTLGAAKRTGFGHVRLEVGGGSDTTFLPLNTVLIGTGVATNVDGLELLADARTSEYQSGRVTSLLPGAQYTFPGGRAEFEVRYINVWDEFDQHRSGYRVRSTYRPDSRWAVHGYHADAPESSDGTTVEVRSYALGLEMRLGESSVIRLTGGKELRTAYDRTDVSLALARTF; this is translated from the coding sequence ATGATTGACCTCGCGCTCCTCCAGCTTGCGGCGCCAGCCATCGAGAGTCCGCAGACCCAGGAGGCCCGCTCCCTGTATGAGCAGGGAGTCGAGGCGCGCCATGCGGGGGCGTTTTCCGAAGCGCTTGCTCTTTTCGAGGCGCGTCTGGCAGAAGCGCCGGACGATGTGGACGCCCGGTTGAACGCCGCGCTCTGCCTGATCGCGCTGGACCGCCTGCCGGAGGCCGAGCGCGAACTGGACCGTGTCATCGTGGCAGCCCCGGACTATACAGACGCCTATGTCGCGCTGGCACGCATCGAACGGATCCGGGCGGCGCAGGCAGCTGCGCCGCTCGCACGGCACATGACGGATGATGACGCGGTAACGGTGCCGGCCCGGGAAGAGGGGCGTCTGACGGCCAGCCTTGTCCTCAGCCGCAGCGCGCTCACGAAAGACCTGCCGGACTGGACGAGTATTTCGCCTGCACTGGCGAAATCCGTTTCGGACACGCTTTCCGTACACGCGTCATTGCTCCATGCCGAGCGGTTCGACGCATCAAACACGACCGTGACCCTGGGGGCAGCCAAGCGCACCGGGTTCGGACACGTACGTCTGGAGGTCGGCGGCGGGAGCGACACGACATTCCTGCCATTGAATACCGTGCTGATTGGCACAGGGGTGGCCACGAACGTCGATGGCCTTGAATTGCTCGCAGATGCGCGAACGTCCGAGTATCAGAGCGGGCGGGTCACGTCCCTGCTTCCGGGTGCGCAATACACATTTCCAGGCGGACGCGCCGAATTCGAAGTGCGTTACATCAATGTCTGGGACGAGTTCGACCAGCATCGGTCGGGCTACCGGGTCCGGTCAACCTACCGGCCGGACAGCCGCTGGGCGGTGCATGGATATCATGCGGACGCCCCCGAAAGTTCGGACGGCACCACTGTCGAGGTGCGCTCCTACGCGCTCGGGCTCGAAATGCGCCTCGGCGAGTCGAGCGTCATCCGTCTCACGGGTGGCAAGGAATTGCGCACGGCCTATGACCGGACCGACGTGTCACTCGCGCTTGCCCGGACGTTCTGA